The following coding sequences are from one Devosia neptuniae window:
- a CDS encoding ABC transporter ATP-binding protein, translating to MSVMDEEREVAAFPGQRPPRASVGSHRIEEEVFGAAYDPKTVRRIWAFVHPYRKRIYLSVAAVLVFTITQLAIPLIIGWAIDSGMTEGGSAANLGWAVFAFALAVLFNFGASYIQETEVGQVAENVLFDMRRAMFAQLQRVSLSFMDKTEVGRLMSRLQGDVNSMQEFLETSVISVGDMVLLVGIVVVLLTLDFRLGLLTLSTMPILFIVRIFWLPPAKRAFMAAHETNSVTAGAMAEGIHGVRTVQNLDRQKVNFDLYDDKAHTNLLTQLTGSRFAQVMVPIVDSLTGIAMAVVVVVGGSLVLNGGLEIGVVVAFLFYIQRFFDPIRSLTMQYSIMQRAMTSGRRITEVLDVPVSIEDKPDAKVLTGDMDGSVEFKDVTFGYREDRPVLKNVSFKVNPGETVALVGPTGSGKTSAMSLVHRFYEVQSGEILVGGHDVRDVTQESLGEQVAMVLQEPFLFTGTVFENIRYNKASATRDDVIAAAKAVGAHDFIMQMPGGYDAVLEQRGSNLSLGQRQLLSFARALVADAKILVLDEATANIDSYTERQIQKALLTLLEGRTGMVIAHRLATIRGADRIIVLQNGELIETGNHDQLMEKHGLYAKLYNMNYASFDDIPDELVSQANAKAAST from the coding sequence ATGAGCGTGATGGACGAAGAACGCGAAGTTGCAGCCTTTCCCGGCCAGCGCCCCCCGCGCGCCAGTGTCGGTAGCCACCGCATCGAAGAAGAGGTCTTCGGCGCCGCCTATGATCCCAAGACGGTCCGGCGCATCTGGGCTTTCGTGCACCCCTACCGCAAGCGCATCTATCTCTCGGTAGCGGCGGTGCTGGTTTTCACCATCACCCAATTGGCCATCCCGCTGATCATCGGCTGGGCCATCGATAGCGGCATGACCGAGGGCGGCAGCGCTGCCAATCTGGGCTGGGCGGTCTTTGCCTTCGCATTGGCCGTGCTGTTCAATTTCGGCGCCTCCTATATCCAGGAAACCGAAGTTGGCCAGGTCGCCGAAAACGTGCTGTTCGACATGCGCCGCGCCATGTTCGCCCAGCTCCAGCGCGTCTCGCTCAGCTTCATGGACAAGACCGAAGTCGGCCGCCTGATGAGCCGGCTGCAGGGTGACGTCAATTCCATGCAGGAATTCCTCGAAACCTCGGTGATTTCGGTCGGCGATATGGTGCTGCTGGTCGGCATTGTCGTCGTGCTGCTGACGCTCGATTTCCGGCTCGGCCTGCTCACCCTCTCCACCATGCCGATCCTCTTCATCGTGCGCATCTTCTGGCTGCCCCCGGCCAAGCGCGCCTTCATGGCCGCCCACGAGACCAATTCGGTCACTGCCGGCGCCATGGCCGAAGGCATTCATGGCGTGCGCACCGTGCAGAACCTGGATCGCCAGAAGGTCAATTTCGATCTCTATGACGACAAGGCCCACACCAACCTTCTGACCCAGCTGACCGGCTCGCGCTTCGCCCAGGTCATGGTCCCCATCGTCGATAGCCTCACCGGTATCGCCATGGCGGTGGTCGTGGTTGTCGGCGGCTCGCTCGTGCTCAATGGCGGGCTCGAAATCGGTGTCGTTGTGGCGTTCTTGTTCTATATCCAGCGCTTTTTCGATCCGATCCGCTCGCTCACCATGCAATATTCCATCATGCAGCGCGCCATGACCTCGGGCCGCCGCATCACCGAAGTGCTCGATGTGCCGGTCTCCATCGAAGACAAGCCCGACGCCAAGGTGCTGACCGGCGACATGGACGGCTCGGTCGAGTTCAAGGACGTGACCTTCGGCTATCGCGAAGATCGCCCGGTGCTCAAGAATGTCAGCTTCAAGGTCAATCCGGGCGAAACCGTTGCTCTGGTCGGCCCCACCGGCTCGGGCAAAACCTCGGCCATGTCCCTGGTCCACCGCTTCTACGAAGTGCAGTCCGGCGAAATTCTCGTGGGCGGCCATGACGTGCGCGATGTCACCCAGGAATCCCTGGGCGAGCAGGTCGCCATGGTGCTGCAGGAGCCGTTCCTCTTCACCGGCACGGTGTTCGAAAACATCCGCTACAACAAGGCATCAGCCACCCGTGACGACGTCATCGCTGCCGCCAAGGCGGTGGGTGCGCATGACTTCATCATGCAAATGCCCGGCGGCTATGATGCCGTGCTCGAACAGCGCGGCTCCAACCTGTCACTCGGCCAGCGCCAATTGCTCAGCTTTGCTCGCGCTCTGGTCGCCGACGCCAAAATCCTGGTGCTCGACGAAGCCACCGCCAATATCGACTCCTACACCGAACGGCAGATCCAGAAGGCCCTGCTGACCCTGCTCGAAGGCCGCACCGGCATGGTGATCGCCCATCGCCTCGCCACCATCCGCGGCGCCGACCGCATCATCGTACTGCAAAATGGCGAACTGATCGAAACCGGCAATCACGACCAGCTCATGGAAAAGCACGGCCTCTACGCCAAGCTCTACAACATGAACTATGCCAGCTTTGACGACATCCCCGACGAACTGGTTTCCCAGGCCAACGCCAAGGCCGCCAGCACCTGA
- a CDS encoding ABC transporter ATP-binding protein → MTTNKAGRVRSRGDARAHVAAAHAGKGEGTLLRIAKFSFRHPWQASAAVGATIVASVLQLMIPRLLGHAVDQAQGILAVGGGDAQQALIWSAVLLLSVSVARGIFTLLQNYYSESVGHYIGYELRLAFYEKIQRLSYSYHDKVHTGDLITIGLLDLDGVRMFFATGMVRVVLLSVLIGVGAYMLLTTDVLLGLLSLSFVPFVAWRSSVAQLTLRKTWLVLQEKLSGLTRVMEENLAGIRVVRAFSGQKFEMTKFNVASAEALELAHERVGVRVRNTSAMTASFFTAMGLVLWFGGNKVIAGDMSVGTLASFLTFMTILQMPVRQLGLMVNSFARASTCGDRFFAFLDEPLEIDDKPGATELKVTKGTLKFDDVHFTYPGATHPTLDGVSFEAKAGQTIGIVGAPGSGKSTLAHLIPRFYDLSGGKITIDGQDVSEVTLQSLRRAVAVVQQDSFLFTTTIENNIAYGDPWAKETKIERAAESAQLHNYIMGLPTDYDTVVGERGVSLSGGQRQRLAIARSLVLKPAVMVFDDSTAAIDAGTEHRIRSAIRRYASNRVTLIISHRLSSLLHADTILFLEGGKIVERGSHEELLAKGGRYRALYDLQTRPTDDVEIGSAAQ, encoded by the coding sequence TTGACCACCAATAAGGCTGGCCGCGTCCGATCACGCGGCGATGCACGGGCCCATGTGGCCGCCGCTCACGCTGGAAAGGGTGAGGGAACCCTGCTGCGGATCGCCAAGTTCTCCTTCCGCCATCCCTGGCAGGCGAGTGCCGCCGTCGGCGCGACCATCGTGGCCTCGGTCTTGCAGCTGATGATCCCGCGCCTATTGGGCCATGCGGTCGATCAGGCGCAGGGCATTTTGGCTGTGGGCGGCGGTGATGCCCAGCAAGCCCTGATCTGGAGCGCAGTCCTACTGCTCAGCGTCTCGGTGGCGCGCGGCATCTTCACGCTGCTGCAGAACTATTATTCGGAATCGGTGGGCCATTATATCGGCTACGAGCTGCGCCTGGCCTTTTACGAAAAGATCCAGCGCCTGAGCTATTCCTATCACGACAAGGTCCATACCGGCGATCTCATCACCATCGGCCTGCTTGATCTGGATGGCGTGCGCATGTTCTTCGCCACCGGCATGGTGCGCGTCGTGCTGCTCTCGGTGCTGATCGGGGTCGGCGCCTATATGCTGCTCACCACCGATGTGCTGCTGGGGCTTCTGAGCCTGAGCTTTGTGCCCTTCGTCGCCTGGCGTTCTTCGGTCGCCCAGCTCACCCTGCGCAAGACCTGGCTGGTGCTGCAGGAAAAGCTCTCGGGCCTCACCCGCGTCATGGAAGAAAACCTCGCCGGCATTCGCGTCGTCCGCGCCTTTTCCGGCCAGAAATTCGAGATGACCAAGTTCAACGTCGCCTCGGCCGAAGCGCTTGAGTTGGCTCATGAACGCGTCGGCGTGCGCGTGCGCAACACCTCGGCCATGACCGCATCCTTCTTCACCGCCATGGGTCTCGTGCTCTGGTTCGGCGGCAACAAGGTCATTGCGGGCGATATGAGCGTGGGCACGCTCGCCAGCTTCCTCACCTTCATGACCATCCTGCAAATGCCGGTGCGCCAGCTTGGCCTCATGGTCAATTCCTTCGCTCGCGCCTCCACCTGCGGCGATCGCTTCTTTGCCTTTCTCGATGAGCCGCTGGAAATCGACGACAAACCGGGCGCCACCGAGCTCAAGGTGACCAAGGGCACGCTCAAATTCGACGATGTGCATTTCACCTATCCCGGCGCCACCCATCCCACCCTTGATGGTGTGAGCTTCGAGGCCAAGGCCGGCCAGACCATCGGCATTGTCGGCGCCCCCGGCAGCGGCAAGTCCACCCTCGCCCATCTCATCCCACGCTTTTACGATCTGAGCGGCGGCAAGATCACCATCGACGGCCAGGATGTGAGCGAAGTGACGCTGCAATCTTTGCGCCGCGCCGTGGCCGTGGTGCAGCAGGACAGCTTCCTCTTCACCACCACGATCGAAAACAATATTGCCTATGGCGATCCCTGGGCCAAGGAAACCAAGATCGAGCGGGCCGCCGAAAGCGCCCAATTGCACAATTACATCATGGGCCTGCCCACCGACTACGATACCGTGGTGGGCGAACGCGGCGTCTCCCTCTCCGGCGGCCAGCGCCAGCGCCTCGCCATTGCCCGCAGCCTGGTGCTCAAGCCCGCCGTCATGGTGTTCGACGATTCCACCGCCGCCATCGATGCGGGCACCGAACACCGCATCCGCAGCGCCATAAGGCGTTATGCGAGCAATCGGGTCACCCTGATCATCTCGCATCGCCTGTCCTCGCTGCTCCATGCCGACACCATCCTCTTCCTTGAGGGCGGCAAAATTGTCGAACGCGGCAGCCATGAGGAATTGCTGGCCAAGGGCGGCCGCTATCGCGCGCTTTATGACTTGCAGACCCGCCCCACAGATGACGTCGAAATCGGGAGCGCCGCACAATGA
- a CDS encoding heparan-alpha-glucosaminide N-acetyltransferase, which produces MTISAPAARPRFAIIDIARGVAIIAMIAYHLCWDLSYFRFIAADVGYDPQWVVIARTILSVFLFLVGVGLVLGHGRAIRWRAFWKRWAFVAAGAGIITIATWFAFPDSFVYFGVLHAIALFSIMALPFLRAPLWLVAIVAAIVIGAHFAYADPLFNAKTWSILGFWTVPPPANDLVPIFPWFGLVLLGVIATRLLLASPLADKLAAIQPKNRLATTLAGAGRWSLLIYLLHQPLLLAVLFPLASLTHPEIAMRSADFLKSCQQTCTTGGTSAPLCVTYCQCGLEGVEKDDLWNAIYTGQVTAAEQAQLDANNRQCSALIYPELNLPQ; this is translated from the coding sequence ATGACCATCTCCGCCCCGGCAGCCCGCCCGCGCTTTGCCATTATCGACATCGCCCGCGGCGTCGCCATCATCGCCATGATCGCATATCACCTGTGCTGGGACCTCAGCTATTTCCGCTTCATCGCTGCCGATGTCGGCTATGATCCGCAATGGGTGGTGATCGCCCGCACCATCCTGTCGGTTTTCCTGTTCCTCGTCGGCGTCGGGCTGGTACTCGGCCATGGCCGAGCCATCCGCTGGCGCGCCTTCTGGAAGCGCTGGGCCTTCGTCGCCGCCGGCGCCGGCATCATCACCATCGCCACCTGGTTCGCCTTCCCCGATAGCTTCGTCTATTTCGGCGTGCTGCATGCCATCGCGCTGTTCAGCATCATGGCGCTGCCCTTCCTGCGCGCCCCGCTCTGGCTGGTGGCTATAGTCGCCGCCATCGTGATCGGGGCACACTTCGCCTATGCCGATCCCCTGTTCAACGCCAAGACCTGGTCCATCCTCGGCTTCTGGACCGTCCCGCCGCCCGCCAATGATCTGGTCCCCATCTTCCCCTGGTTTGGCCTCGTCCTGCTCGGCGTCATCGCCACCCGCCTGCTGCTGGCCTCCCCGCTGGCCGACAAGCTCGCCGCGATCCAGCCCAAAAACCGCCTCGCCACCACGCTGGCGGGCGCCGGCCGCTGGAGCCTTTTGATCTATCTGCTGCATCAGCCGCTGCTGCTCGCCGTGCTGTTCCCGCTGGCCTCGCTGACCCATCCCGAAATCGCCATGCGCAGTGCCGATTTCCTCAAATCCTGCCAGCAGACCTGCACCACGGGCGGCACCTCTGCGCCGCTCTGCGTCACCTATTGCCAATGCGGCCTTGAGGGCGTGGAAAAAGACGATTTGTGGAACGCCATCTATACCGGCCAGGTCACCGCCGCCGAGCAGGCCCAGCTCGATGCCAATAACCGGCAATGCTCCGCTTTGATCTATCCGGAGCTCAATCTGCCGCAATGA